A region of the uncultured Flavobacterium sp. genome:
AATTCGGCAGCCATGATACCACAAAGTTTAGAAACCTCTCTTGAGTGTTGTAATAAGTTTTGCCCGTAAGAAGAACGATATTTCATTCTACCTACAACTTTAATTAATTCCGGGTGTAAACCGTGAATTCCTAAGTCAATAACAGTACGTTTACCAACTTCGATAATTTCGTCATCGATTTGTTTCGCTGTTTTAGCAACAACCTCTTCAATTCTCGCCGGGTGAATACGTCCGTCAGTTACTAATTTGTGCAATGACAAACGTGCAATTTCTCTACGAACAGGATCAAAACAAGAAAGGATAATAGCTTCCGGAGTGTCATCAACAATGATTTCTACACCTGTTGCAGCTTCAAGAGCTCTAATGTTACGACCTTCACGGCCAATAATTCTACCTTTTACATCATCAGATTCAATGTTAAATACTGAAACGCAATTTTCAACTGCTTCCTCAGTTCCAACTCTCTGAATAGTGTTAATAATAATTTTCTTAGCCTCTTGTTGAGCAGTAAGTTTTGCCTCTTCAATAGTATCCTGAATGTGAGACATAGCTTTACTTTTAGCTTCAGCTTTCAAACCTTCAACCAATTGTTCTTTTGCTTCTTCGGCAGAAAGCCCTGAAATTACTTCAAGTTGTTGCAATTGACTTTTATGTAATTTGTCAACTTCAGCTTGTTTTTTGTCTAAAAGCTCAATTTTGTTGTTATACTCCTGAGTTTTAGATTCAAAATCGTCATTTACTTTTTTAGCTTTAGAAAGCTCGTTAGAAACCTGAGATTCTTTGTCGCGCACTCTTTTTTCTACTTCAGCTACTTTTTTGTCTCTAGCTAAAATAACTTGTTCGTGTTCTGATTTTAATTCGATAAAACGCTCTTTTGCCTGTAGAATTTTATCTTTCTTGATATTTTCTG
Encoded here:
- the rny gene encoding ribonuclease Y, whose product is MDIITIIISGIVGIAAGFAIAKIIEKSNISNLIKNAKKEASSILKDANLEAENIKKDKILQAKERFIELKSEHEQVILARDKKVAEVEKRVRDKESQVSNELSKAKKVNDDFESKTQEYNNKIELLDKKQAEVDKLHKSQLQQLEVISGLSAEEAKEQLVEGLKAEAKSKAMSHIQDTIEEAKLTAQQEAKKIIINTIQRVGTEEAVENCVSVFNIESDDVKGRIIGREGRNIRALEAATGVEIIVDDTPEAIILSCFDPVRREIARLSLHKLVTDGRIHPARIEEVVAKTAKQIDDEIIEVGKRTVIDLGIHGLHPELIKVVGRMKYRSSYGQNLLQHSREVSKLCGIMAAELGLNVKLAKRAGLLHDIGKVPDTESDLPHALLGMQWAEKYGEKEEVCNAIGAHHDEIEMKSLLSPIVQVCDAISGARPGARRQVLDSYIQRLKDLEEVAYGFSGVKNAYAIQAGRELRVIVESEKVSDDNAANLSFEISQKIQTEMTYPGQVKVTVIRETRAVNIAK